Proteins encoded in a region of the Rubripirellula tenax genome:
- a CDS encoding T6SS immunity protein Tdi1 domain-containing protein, with translation MNLTLDDLLVSLDTDGDSSLLDEWAWMVGDAATPMLAAANGNMFFIDGNADNHIRVLDAACSTVRDVCLCWDDFESVITIRDNAIEWLTPQLVGDLIESLGPLPSRHCFGFKLPPCVGGSFDLDNFEHTSLPLHFGLLGQIAGQVRKYPDGTPIRSFTISDEDDG, from the coding sequence ATGAATCTGACGCTTGATGATCTGCTTGTTTCGCTCGATACTGACGGCGATTCTTCGCTGCTTGACGAGTGGGCTTGGATGGTCGGCGACGCAGCGACGCCAATGCTTGCAGCTGCGAACGGAAATATGTTCTTCATCGATGGCAACGCTGACAATCACATTCGTGTACTCGATGCTGCGTGTTCGACCGTTCGCGATGTATGTCTCTGCTGGGACGATTTTGAGTCGGTTATCACAATTCGAGACAACGCAATCGAATGGCTTACGCCGCAACTCGTGGGCGACCTAATCGAATCACTTGGACCACTTCCTAGCCGTCACTGCTTTGGTTTCAAACTACCGCCTTGCGTGGGCGGTTCTTTTGACTTGGACAATTTTGAACATACTTCATTGCCTCTGCACTTCGGTCTTCTCGGACAAATTGCGGGGCAGGTGCGCAAGTATCCGGACGGTACACCAATTCGCTCCTTCACTATTTCTGACGAGGACGACGGATAA
- a CDS encoding DUF3806 domain-containing protein: MESRPLNETEIAGFDSERKWLDDFLSHFGPEHTLRRTPNDIPTLQSLLDAKPFSTGDEASLEVLGSALGDVVAATLGFDWVVATDEHGSDFAIKHPSKMVLAFPRDMIVKRVESGAILNLTELYLGVVAALEEQVAADGVVRD, translated from the coding sequence ATGGAATCACGCCCGCTAAACGAAACCGAGATCGCGGGATTTGATTCCGAACGCAAATGGCTTGACGACTTCCTTAGCCACTTCGGTCCTGAGCACACACTCCGACGCACGCCGAACGATATACCTACGCTTCAATCGCTTCTGGATGCTAAGCCGTTTTCGACAGGTGATGAAGCATCGCTCGAAGTTCTGGGTTCGGCACTGGGCGACGTTGTTGCTGCAACACTCGGGTTTGATTGGGTGGTCGCCACTGACGAACACGGCTCAGATTTCGCCATCAAACATCCTTCCAAGATGGTTCTAGCCTTTCCCCGCGATATGATTGTAAAACGCGTAGAATCGGGCGCTATACTGAACCTAACGGAACTGTATCTTGGCGTTGTCGCCGCACTCGAAGAACAAGTTGCCGCTGATGGTGTAGTTCGAGACTGA
- a CDS encoding AAA family ATPase has product MSVPFVAYVTLSDDKPLNPDSFPGSLAFTRNLHLDFDSPVTFFVGENGSGKSTLLEAMAVLARLPISGGGLNESGSNHAFAERSVLAESLRLAFIKQPKDRYFFRAETQAHFASLLEQRRNDPDFGGDPYMRYGGRSLHEMSHGEAFLSIMQNRFEHGLFLMDEPESALSPQRQLALLALMHKLVRSGRSQFFIATHSPILLTFPGATIISFDVGKLERIAIEDTTHFQITRDLLNNPEMYWRHLAKPDPEELQGGEPSDEPKSRSRRF; this is encoded by the coding sequence ATGAGCGTTCCATTCGTGGCCTATGTAACCCTGAGTGATGACAAACCGCTCAATCCGGATTCATTCCCGGGAAGCCTTGCATTTACACGCAATCTTCACTTGGACTTTGACTCACCAGTGACGTTCTTCGTCGGTGAAAACGGCTCCGGCAAATCGACCTTGCTCGAAGCGATGGCAGTTCTTGCGCGACTGCCAATTTCTGGTGGCGGACTAAACGAGTCGGGTTCCAATCATGCCTTTGCGGAACGAAGCGTGCTTGCTGAATCGCTACGACTTGCGTTTATCAAACAGCCGAAGGACCGGTATTTCTTTCGGGCGGAAACCCAGGCGCATTTTGCGTCACTACTTGAGCAACGCAGAAATGACCCGGATTTTGGTGGCGACCCTTACATGCGTTATGGCGGGCGATCCCTGCATGAGATGTCACATGGCGAAGCGTTCCTCTCGATCATGCAAAATCGATTTGAACATGGCCTATTCCTCATGGACGAGCCTGAGTCTGCCCTTTCACCGCAACGACAACTTGCACTGCTCGCTTTGATGCATAAACTCGTTCGCTCCGGACGCTCTCAATTCTTCATCGCAACTCATTCGCCAATCCTGCTAACATTCCCGGGTGCTACAATAATCTCTTTCGACGTTGGAAAGCTCGAACGAATTGCGATCGAAGACACAACGCACTTTCAAATCACACGAGATTTACTAAACAATCCAGAGATGTATTGGCGTCATCTAGCCAAACCTGATCCTGAGGAATTACAGGGCGGCGAACCAAGCGATGAACCGAAGTCGCGGAGCCGTCGTTTTTGA
- a CDS encoding GNAT family N-acetyltransferase, with product MAAGSTWIHKTADNQDMHRSGGGCRFCLLASVSPPPGDVNRYPTEIDAMIRPASEGDVHRIAESLVRLQNIHADAYPSIYRRFNHADAVTHLQTSLSNPDITIRVACDDTEVIGHYILATESTPETMFKHSQRFGHLHQIEVDPRFRRRGTAKILLNDVISISGKLGLHRVILDVWAFNTAARGLFDSVGFTLFGSKLVYDVKLLQNGG from the coding sequence ATGGCCGCTGGATCGACCTGGATTCACAAGACGGCGGATAACCAAGACATGCACCGGAGTGGCGGTGGTTGCCGTTTTTGTCTGCTTGCAAGCGTTTCGCCGCCACCCGGTGATGTTAACCGTTATCCGACTGAAATCGACGCCATGATTCGCCCTGCTTCCGAAGGTGACGTCCACCGCATCGCCGAATCGCTCGTTCGTTTGCAGAACATTCACGCCGACGCGTACCCTTCCATCTATCGCCGCTTCAACCACGCTGATGCTGTTACGCACCTCCAGACATCGCTCTCAAATCCAGACATAACAATCCGCGTTGCTTGCGACGACACTGAAGTTATCGGACACTACATACTCGCAACTGAATCTACCCCGGAAACTATGTTCAAGCATTCTCAACGCTTTGGGCATCTCCACCAAATCGAGGTTGATCCACGGTTTCGCAGGCGTGGTACTGCGAAAATCTTGCTTAACGACGTGATCTCAATTTCTGGTAAACTGGGACTACATCGCGTGATTCTCGATGTTTGGGCGTTCAACACTGCCGCTCGCGGTCTCTTTGATTCGGTTGGATTCACCTTGTTCGGATCGAAACTTGTTTACGATGTCAAGCTTTTGCAAAACGGCGGATAA